The DNA segment GTGGTGATTCCCAGAATAAGTTTGTTTCACCAAGCCAAGCCATTCAAGTTCTATTTTAGGAAATAACTGGTATTGACTGCGATTACAAGTCTATGATATCACTTGCAACCGGGGATGAACCAGGCTTGCTTCGGATAAGGCAGGCATGCGATGCATGGAGCTTAGCATGCAACCGGGAGGATGAGTTTCTTTTATGTGTCGTGCATCATGCGGTCAAGTCAGTTGATGAGCCTGCTGGGATTATGTTCACGGGAGCGAGATCGGTTCCATATGCTTCGTCCTTGACATGTCGCACTTATCCGAAACGTACCATAGGCAAGACAGCGTGTAATATATCCCATAATCCGATGCTGTGTAATTTTACATGTAGAACGTCGCGCAAATTCACTCTATCATCTATATACTGTCCAGCATTTCCCGCCAACCCTCCTGCAACCCCTCTCTGACCTTGTACTCCTTCCCATCTAGCCAATTGTCCACTATCTGCTTCTCGCTCTCCGGATCCGAATTTGCGCTATCCAGTATATCcactttgcctttcccttccaaGCAAAGTACTGACCATCCCACAATGATCATTCCAGGCGGTCTTTCGTCCAACTTCTTTAAGctctcttcgatctttcCGAGCGTGCTCATAATTATCCTTTGATCGGGACTTGAAGCTCTCTCTATGATACCTATCGGTAGATATTCGGGGTACTCTAAACCATCTCTGCCTTCTACTGACGATAATGTCAACGTCTGtatgatctgattgatccTCGCTACTCCCATGAGCATGATCAGACTTCTAGATTTGATGTATCCGGGCAACTTGACTGATTTTCCTTGTCTTCCAACTCCCGTACACACCACTAATGACTCCGCGACTCCCCTTTGAGTGACCGGTATACCCATCATCAGAGGTGCCGCCAGTGCTGAAGATATTCCAGGAATCACGGTAGATTCGAATCCGTTCTCTCTAAAATAGagcacttcttctcctcctcgaccatAGACGAATGGGTCTCCTTGTTTCAGCCTGACCACGATCTCGCCCTGCTGCGCACCCGCCAAAGCTAGCTCCATCATCTCATTCTGCGCTCCTTCTGCATTACCAGGGAACTTCTTGGCGATGTGCAATTTCGTCGATTGGGGAATAAGAGCTAAGATTTCGGAAGGGACGAGCTTGTCGGATAGGATGAGAGTAGCTGTTTTGAGTGCATGGTGGGCGGCGACGGTCAACAATCCAGGATGTCCAGGTCCACTACCTATCAACAGTATCTTTCCCTTTCTAGGTCCTCCATGCTCGTGGTGGCGTAATGTGACTTCGTCGGAAGTAGGTGAAGAGGAGAGTGACCAGGTTTCTAATGCTTGATCtagatcttcctctttcaatcGAGCGAGATGTTCGAACGAGTAATATTCCGACATCTGATGaacccatctcatcctccttaactgttgttcctcttcaCTCAGCTCTTCCTGTTGCTGCGCGAACAGCTTGTCGGTGGACCCCACTCGTGATAGCGACGGAGTATGCAGTTGGTCAACTGGTGAGTTGAGCGGTATGTCATATGCGTGGTTGTCTTCCTCCGACACCTTTGTAGCCTTAGCTTTCGCACGCAGCTTTCCGACATTGTCTACTGCTGCGCCAACATTCGATGGTAATCGCGAGACAATCTCCCTCTTTATCCGGCCTGCCAGTCTACATCCCTGCCCGTTCGTTGTCACTGCGACCTGGAGATTGGATGGCTCGCCGTTCTGGCCGATAAATCGGTGCACGGAGGGGAAGGTGTATGTGGAGTAAAGGGGCTGATCGGCGATATTGATGGGTATTCGTAGGGATGAGCAGATCTCGTACAGTGTTTTCGCggaagatcttgatcgaCGAGAAGATGACCCGACTAGGGTATCCGTTACGCATACGATGGAAACTTCTAAGTCTGCTATGAGAGACGACCAGTCTTGGGTGGATCTTGCTGCTATCTGCTTGTAAGTCAATCGATCAGAGTCGACTAAATGTCGGAGTTCCGAAACTAGATCTTGAGCAGGATTTGATGAAGTGATCGTGACTTTGGCGCCAGCTTCGATGAAAGTCGTCGCTCTGGTAGTTGCCAGACGATTTGATCCAACAACGAGGACCGATAGCCCTCTTGGGTGGAAAGTGAGGGGTAAGGCGGCAGGATTAGGGGCAGAAGGCGTGAGGGTGTCCGAGATAACTTGCTCTGATTCTAATTTAGCTTCGTTGGGCGTAGAAGAGGTTGAACGCTTGGCAGGTGTATTTATCGAAGACGATTGTTGAGATGTCGACCATTCAAGATAAGCGATCTGGCCTGCTGTGTCCCTCATGAGCGCTTGCGCGATGAATCGGCCTAGTACGATGGTCACGACAAGAGGCAGGAGTACCCAGGTTCTGCAGTCAAGGAAGAGGTCAGTTGATACGATAAGCGATGGGAGATTGTGGCGATGATGTTGTGGACGTACCCCTATAAGCAGGAATCGTCAGTTCTAATCGTCTGACAGATTGGAGAGGACGGCTTTGACTCACGTTCGTAGTTACCCATACCACCCAGAAAGTGAATCTATCGTTATGTCCTACCATACACCAATCGCAATAATATTCTGCGGCATCCTCTCTCAGTCAGCTCTACTCTTTGATCGGAACAATGatatcgactcaccttgtaagAAGTACAGTGCAGTCTTGCTCAGGGTCATCAACGCTCCTGCGAATCCCACGAGAGGGGCATGGGCGTGATACCGGTGTGCTGGGTTCTTCGTTAACGAAGATGTCCTGGGCGAAGTATGGCGGAGATAGAGATATTCTAGAGCAAGAAAGACTTCGATGACATTCATGAGAGCTGGACAAAGAATGATGATTAGTCTGTTGCGAAGGCATTATTGTCGGTcgattactcaccttgagcatTCGTGAACCCTTGCTTCGAATCTACTCCTGGCTGGCCGTACAGGTAATCCACCTGATAGATTGTCAGCTCGCTTAGACGGATAATTCAGTCATCAGTAGCTTACCATGCTATATGGGACCATGCTAGCAGCCGTACAACGTTAGCTGATGCCCTTGGTGACACATCTGACGAAAATTGGCTCACTTGTAAGGGGCCCATATCCAAGCTAGATCCCCTCCGACAAAACTCCTCGGCCGCAGAAAGCAGTAGGCAGCGTCTGTGACATAcaccgatcaatcaacatccTTGTTTGTGTCGAGCT comes from the Kwoniella dejecticola CBS 10117 chromosome 11, complete sequence genome and includes:
- a CDS encoding uroporphyrinogen-III C-methyltransferase; its protein translation is MRDTAGQIAYLEWSTSQQSSSINTPAKRSTSSTPNEAKLESEQVISDTLTPSAPNPAALPLTFHPRGLSVLVVGSNRLATTRATTFIEAGAKVTITSSNPAQDLVSELRHLVDSDRLTYKQIAARSTQDWSSLIADLEVSIVCVTDTLVGSSSRRSRSSAKTLYEICSSLRIPINIADQPLYSTYTFPSVHRFIGQNGEPSNLQVAVTTNGQGCRLAGRIKREIVSRLPSNVGAAVDNVGKLRAKAKATKVSEEDNHAYDIPLNSPVDQLHTPSLSRVGSTDKLFAQQQEELSEEEQQLRRMRWVHQMSEYYSFEHLARLKEEDLDQALETWSLSSSPTSDEVTLRHHEHGGPRKGKILLIGSGPGHPGLLTVAAHHALKTATLILSDKLVPSEILALIPQSTKLHIAKKFPGNAEGAQNEMMELALAGAQQGEIVVRLKQGDPFVYGRGGEEVLYFRENGFESTVIPGISSALAAPLMMGIPVTQRGVAESLVVCTGVGRQGKSVKLPGYIKSRSLIMLMGVARINQIIQTLTLSSVEGRDGLEYPEYLPIGIIERASSPDQRIIMSTLGKIEESLKKLDERPPGMIIVGWSVLCLEGKGKVDILDSANSDPESEKQIVDNWLDGKEYKVREGLQEGWREMLDSI